Proteins encoded within one genomic window of Triticum aestivum cultivar Chinese Spring chromosome 2D, IWGSC CS RefSeq v2.1, whole genome shotgun sequence:
- the LOC123052589 gene encoding transmembrane protein 184 homolog DDB_G0279555, which yields MEILQQGTMSMFPGMDLTKMDPPTLTLLGAACCVMLSMHFTVQLVSQHLFYWKNPKEQKAILIIVLMPPLYAITSFAGLLDIKGSKTFFTCLESVKECYEALVIAKFLALMYSYLNISISKNIVPDEIKGRVLHHSFPVSLFLPRNVRLEHKTLKLLKYWTWQFVVVRPVCSILIIALQLLGLYPSWVSWTFTIILNFSVSMALYALVIFYHLFAKELAPHKPLAKFLCIKGIVFFSFWQGCALDVLAGVGVIQSHHFWLDVEHIQEAIQNVLIILEMVIFSVLQQYAYHVAPYSGADKAKFEKKNE from the exons ATGGAGATCCTCCAACAAG GCACTATGTCGATGTTCCCGGGGATGGATCTTACGAAAATGGATCCTCCAACTCTTACCCTCCTTGGAGCAGCTTGTTGTGTAATGTTGTCTATGCATTTCACAGTACAGCTGGTATCACAGCATCTtttctattggaaaaatcccaaAGAGCAGAAGGCTATACTCATTATAGTGCTGATGCCTCCATTGTATGCTATAACTTCCTTTGCTGGTCTTCTGGATATTAAGGGAAGCAAAACATTTTTTACATGCTTGGAGTCTGTTAAAGAATGCTATGAAGCACTG GTTATTGCTAAGTTTCTGGCATTGATGTACAGCTACTTAAATATATCTATCAGTAAAAACATTGTACCTGATGAAATCAAAGGGAGGGTGCTTCATCATTCTTTCCCTGTTTCTCTTTTCCTG CCCCGTAATGTTCGGTTGGAGCACAAGACACTTAAGCTTCTGAAGTACTGGACCTGGCAATTTGTTGTTGTTAGGCCAGTATGCTCCATTCTGATTATTGCACTTCAGCTTCTTGGGTTGTACCCCAGCTGGGTCAGCTGGACCTTCACAATTATACTTAACTTTTCAGTCTCCATGGCATTATATGCCTTGGTCATATTCTATCACTTGTTTGCTAAGGAGCTGGCACCTCACAAGCCTCTTGCTAAGTTCTTGTGCATCAAAGGGATAGTCTTCTTCTCTTTCTGGCAG GGCTGTGCGTTGGATGTTTTGGCTGGTGTAGGGGTCATTCAATCTCACCATTTCTGGCTGGACGTGGAGCACATCCAGGAGGCAATCCAGAATGTGTTGATTATCCTGGAAATGGTCATTTTCTCAGTTCTCCAGCAGTACGCGTATCACGTTGCTCCGTACAGTGGCGCTGACAAGGCAAAATTCGAGAAGAAGAATGAATGA